Proteins from a genomic interval of Mesobacillus sp. S13:
- a CDS encoding YitT family protein produces the protein MMGKILAVLVGSILLGVGVNGFLVPHHLLDGGMIGIGLIIHYFYGFPTGLTMIFLSIPLYVLAWILERKYFFHSLNGLLVSSFFIDLFAPVEKGIHLGILPSSILGGILVGCGIGLMLRYETSTGGMDLLAQLIHKFFPVNVGILIFLIDGIVVLSGLKIIGMEKFFYSLLTITCVGLMTSLCVIKKDIVH, from the coding sequence ATGATGGGTAAAATTCTTGCTGTACTTGTGGGAAGCATATTGCTTGGAGTAGGAGTGAATGGATTTCTGGTCCCTCACCATCTCCTGGACGGCGGCATGATTGGAATAGGGTTGATCATTCATTACTTTTACGGATTTCCTACAGGTCTTACGATGATCTTCCTGAGTATCCCCCTTTACGTATTGGCATGGATATTGGAACGGAAATACTTTTTTCACAGCCTGAATGGTTTATTGGTCTCAAGCTTTTTCATAGATTTATTCGCACCTGTTGAAAAAGGAATCCACCTGGGCATTCTCCCAAGCTCAATCCTGGGAGGGATCTTAGTCGGCTGTGGAATCGGCTTGATGCTGCGCTATGAAACGAGTACTGGCGGGATGGATTTATTAGCCCAGCTGATTCATAAATTTTTTCCAGTGAACGTTGGAATCTTGATTTTCCTCATAGACGGAATTGTGGTTTTATCGGGATTGAAGATCATTGGAATGGAAAAATTCTTCTATTCTCTGCTTACAATCACCTGTGTGGGATTGATGACATCATTGTGTGTGATAAAAAAGGATATTGTTCATTGA
- a CDS encoding L-cystine transporter has protein sequence MLGIIAVLFYLQKKHVSFSKRVFIALGIGIIFGFALQFIYGAGSEILAKSTDWFSIVGSGYVKFLQMIVMPLVFISILAAFTKLKLTNNIGKISTLILGLLVGTTAVAAAVGIATAVGFDLEAVQITQGEAEQARAAKLEETYGGIEGRTMPQQILDLLPANPFLDFTGARPTSTISVVIFAAFLGIAFLGVRRKSPDQAELFAKIVDAFYAIIMRVVTLILRLTPYGVLAIMTKTVALSDFDAILKLGKFVVASYVALGIMFIIHLILLTIAGLNPVTYVKKAFPVLAFAFTSRTSAGALPLNIKTQRSLGVPEGIANFAGSFGLSIGQNGCAGIYPAMLAVMIAPSVGIDPLTPSFIATVIAIVAISSFGVAGVGGGATFAALLVLSALNLPVALAGLLISIEPLIDMGRTAVNVSGSMTSGILTSRITKEIDSSVYTDMNQKIEAEA, from the coding sequence ATGCTGGGCATTATAGCTGTTTTATTTTACTTACAAAAGAAACATGTATCATTTTCTAAAAGAGTATTCATTGCACTCGGAATCGGGATTATCTTCGGTTTCGCACTGCAATTCATTTATGGAGCGGGTTCCGAAATCCTTGCCAAGAGTACGGATTGGTTCTCGATTGTCGGAAGCGGTTATGTAAAGTTCTTGCAAATGATCGTAATGCCGCTCGTATTTATATCCATTTTGGCAGCTTTCACGAAGTTAAAGTTGACAAATAATATCGGGAAAATTTCTACATTGATTCTTGGCCTGCTGGTTGGCACGACCGCTGTAGCGGCTGCTGTAGGGATTGCCACGGCTGTTGGTTTCGACCTTGAAGCAGTACAAATCACTCAGGGTGAGGCAGAACAGGCACGTGCAGCGAAGCTTGAGGAAACGTATGGAGGAATCGAAGGGCGTACAATGCCTCAGCAAATTCTGGACCTCCTGCCAGCCAATCCATTCCTTGATTTCACTGGGGCAAGGCCAACTTCAACCATTTCAGTGGTAATTTTTGCAGCGTTCCTGGGTATCGCTTTCCTGGGAGTCAGAAGGAAATCACCTGATCAGGCAGAGCTTTTCGCCAAGATTGTGGATGCTTTCTATGCCATCATCATGAGGGTTGTTACGTTGATCTTGAGGCTGACTCCATACGGTGTTCTGGCAATCATGACGAAGACAGTGGCTTTAAGTGATTTCGATGCGATCTTGAAATTAGGTAAGTTCGTAGTCGCCTCTTACGTTGCGCTTGGAATCATGTTCATCATCCACTTGATATTACTGACCATTGCCGGACTGAATCCAGTCACTTATGTGAAGAAAGCATTCCCAGTGCTTGCGTTTGCTTTCACTTCAAGAACAAGTGCGGGGGCATTGCCGTTGAATATCAAAACACAACGTTCTTTGGGAGTACCTGAAGGGATTGCGAACTTTGCAGGCTCCTTTGGACTATCGATCGGACAAAACGGCTGTGCGGGTATTTATCCTGCCATGCTGGCAGTCATGATTGCACCGTCGGTTGGTATAGATCCATTGACACCGTCATTTATCGCAACCGTCATCGCAATCGTAGCGATCAGTTCCTTCGGAGTTGCTGGAGTCGGTGGCGGCGCCACATTCGCAGCTCTTCTGGTTCTATCAGCATTGAATCTGCCGGTAGCACTTGCTGGTTTGCTGATTTCAATCGAACCATTGATTGATATGGGACGTACCGCAGTGAATGTAAGCGGCTCGATGACATCTGGTATCCTGACAAGCAGAATCACAAAAGAAATTGATTCATCCGTCTATACAGATATGAATCAAAAAATCGAAGCAGAAGCTTAA
- a CDS encoding glycosyltransferase family 2 protein: protein MNLQDIGVYFSWFILIYMLIVITFYSVVMLISVIQLRKEYRLDREKSFGDYAEDIYTKPVSIIVPAFNEEAGIVHSIRSLLSINYPVYEIIVVNDGSSDMTVDVLIKQYDMKEIKKVIRRQVSSKPIKKVYQSQILPNLYLVDKDNGGKADALNAGLNFSHYPYVCSLDGDSVLERDAFLKVMKPIIESNEEVIASGGSIRIANGCEIRNGEVLKIGLAKNPLVIMQVIEYLRAFLMGRIGLSRHNLLLIISGAFGVFSKHWVVQAGGYRSDTVGEDMELVVRIHRLLKETRQKKRIVYVPDPVCWTEVPESTKYLKRQRRRWHRGLFESLWIHRKLTFNPKYGLIGFVSFPYFWIVEFLGPIVELSGYIYIVISLFAGGIYLEFAILIFLLSCLYGSIFSAFAILLEEWSLRKYPRISDLLKLFLYSLTETIWYRPLTVFWRCQGIWQMIRGESGWGEMKRKGVSQ, encoded by the coding sequence ATGAATCTGCAGGACATCGGTGTTTATTTTTCTTGGTTCATTTTAATTTATATGCTAATCGTCATCACCTTCTATTCTGTTGTCATGTTAATATCCGTCATCCAGTTAAGAAAAGAATATAGGCTGGATCGGGAGAAATCTTTTGGCGATTATGCTGAGGATATCTATACAAAGCCAGTTTCCATCATTGTGCCTGCCTTTAACGAGGAAGCGGGGATTGTCCACAGTATCCGCTCACTGCTCAGTATCAACTACCCGGTATATGAGATCATTGTAGTGAACGATGGTTCATCCGACATGACAGTGGATGTGCTGATTAAACAGTATGATATGAAGGAAATCAAGAAAGTGATTCGCAGGCAGGTCAGCTCTAAACCTATAAAGAAAGTCTATCAGTCTCAAATACTTCCTAATCTTTACCTGGTTGATAAAGATAATGGAGGAAAAGCAGATGCACTTAACGCCGGATTGAATTTTTCACATTATCCATATGTTTGTTCCCTGGATGGTGATTCAGTCCTCGAAAGAGATGCATTTTTAAAGGTGATGAAGCCGATCATTGAGTCAAACGAAGAAGTCATTGCCTCTGGGGGAAGCATCCGGATTGCCAATGGCTGTGAAATAAGGAATGGAGAAGTTCTTAAAATAGGATTAGCCAAGAATCCACTGGTCATCATGCAGGTAATAGAATACTTGCGTGCGTTTTTGATGGGAAGGATTGGCCTGAGCAGACATAATTTGCTGCTGATCATCTCGGGTGCCTTTGGTGTCTTCTCCAAGCACTGGGTGGTGCAGGCTGGAGGATACCGGTCCGATACGGTCGGGGAAGATATGGAGCTTGTTGTCAGAATCCATCGGCTGCTGAAAGAAACACGGCAAAAGAAACGTATTGTGTATGTGCCGGACCCAGTATGTTGGACGGAGGTTCCGGAAAGCACGAAATATTTGAAGCGGCAACGGCGAAGATGGCATAGAGGGCTTTTTGAAAGCTTGTGGATTCACAGAAAGCTGACATTCAATCCTAAATATGGACTGATTGGGTTCGTTTCCTTCCCCTATTTCTGGATTGTTGAATTCCTTGGGCCTATCGTCGAGCTCTCCGGCTATATCTATATCGTCATTTCCTTGTTTGCCGGGGGAATTTACCTTGAGTTTGCGATATTAATCTTCCTGTTGTCTTGCTTATATGGATCGATCTTTTCAGCATTTGCGATTTTGCTGGAAGAATGGAGCCTTAGAAAATATCCCAGAATATCCGATTTGCTTAAGTTATTCCTGTATTCATTGACAGAAACCATCTGGTATCGTCCGCTCACTGTGTTCTGGCGCTGTCAGGGGATCTGGCAAATGATCAGGGGCGAAAGCGGCTGGGGCGAAATGAAGAGAAAAGGTGTATCACAATGA
- a CDS encoding ATP-binding protein codes for MKKIQFNKNSIVRRYLFLMGVFIGAFLLLAGILLYSFNELNEEYTSKNSQLEKKERLVQEMEAAFIQAFMDIRGYFAYGTEGLKKNALKQEPQILNSMKQLAEMEEDYQDQAFLNKVDDFREYYFIDVLPVTLEEYEKGNIEAVKATANGGATKKIEAIKTEINEYNKAVNDQIDANFNELKKIQTYVQIVFVAFVLVFLIVLLRITRLMFSEIARPLAGFALAANEIAYGREAVIEVEKDRNDELGVLSIAFNRMLEGIQENEQNLLAQNEELVAQQDELHAQQLELQEALEFVKNNEQKLSNRNELINKLANSLDKQEVLESAVLNMCPIIGAEKGIIAFIEDSTYASYGISTGGVKQFRDNLLFSGVIDRLKMERKPFATKRQAMEEEKGFHTGNLLSFDLYIPIFLSGKKLIAVMAFSRYDAPFDSRDMEEYEAMAKNVGIAMEKINIYQASEEARRLNQEILDTIQEGIQLVNTEGEILQVNKKFCELFGCQEKLQGLTGCSWTEWIVLLADTIEEADDFIHFLKSEVASQEKYPSNEVQFIYRNKEGKVFKVYCEGLFDGSTKLGTIFVHRNITKEFEVDRIKSEFVSTVSHELRTPLASILGFTELMLNRELKLDRQKKYLSTIHDEAGRLTDLINDFLDIQRMESGKQEYEKKQLAVLPIIKKVIELQKVQSEKHELALEFLGGLDIVIGDAGKLEQALTNLIHNAIKYSPEGGKVGVVVFEKDGQVNIEIQDEGLGIPPEAIDRLFEKFYRVDNSDRRAIGGTGLGLAIVKEIIQDHGGEIRVKSQFGKGSTFTISLPVSDCQTDLA; via the coding sequence ATGAAAAAAATACAATTCAATAAAAATAGCATAGTCCGGCGTTACCTTTTCCTGATGGGGGTATTCATTGGCGCATTCTTGTTGCTGGCAGGTATCCTGCTGTATTCTTTTAACGAGCTGAATGAAGAATATACATCAAAGAACAGCCAGCTTGAGAAAAAAGAACGGCTGGTTCAGGAGATGGAGGCAGCTTTTATACAGGCCTTCATGGATATCCGCGGTTACTTTGCATATGGTACAGAAGGTTTGAAGAAAAATGCGCTTAAGCAAGAGCCGCAGATTTTGAATTCCATGAAGCAGCTTGCGGAAATGGAAGAAGATTATCAAGATCAGGCATTCCTAAATAAGGTAGACGATTTCAGAGAATATTATTTTATTGACGTTCTGCCTGTCACTCTGGAAGAATATGAAAAAGGGAATATTGAGGCTGTCAAAGCGACTGCGAATGGTGGAGCAACAAAGAAAATTGAGGCCATTAAGACAGAAATCAATGAATATAATAAGGCAGTCAATGACCAAATTGATGCGAATTTTAATGAACTTAAGAAAATCCAGACCTATGTACAGATCGTTTTTGTTGCTTTTGTCCTCGTATTCCTGATTGTCCTGCTGCGGATCACAAGGTTGATGTTCAGTGAGATTGCCAGGCCGCTTGCAGGATTTGCATTAGCTGCCAATGAGATTGCCTATGGCAGGGAGGCGGTCATCGAAGTCGAAAAAGACCGTAATGATGAACTTGGGGTGCTGTCGATCGCCTTTAATCGAATGCTTGAGGGAATCCAGGAAAACGAACAAAATCTGCTTGCCCAAAACGAAGAGCTAGTGGCCCAACAGGATGAGCTCCATGCGCAGCAGCTAGAGCTTCAGGAGGCTCTTGAGTTTGTAAAAAACAATGAGCAGAAGCTTAGCAACAGGAATGAACTGATCAACAAATTGGCTAATTCGCTTGATAAGCAAGAGGTTCTGGAAAGTGCGGTCTTGAATATGTGCCCCATCATCGGTGCCGAAAAAGGAATCATAGCATTTATCGAAGACTCAACATATGCTTCATATGGAATATCAACTGGAGGAGTCAAACAGTTCAGGGACAATCTTCTGTTCAGCGGAGTGATTGACCGATTGAAGATGGAGCGCAAGCCTTTTGCCACGAAAAGGCAAGCGATGGAGGAGGAGAAGGGTTTCCATACTGGTAATCTCCTTTCTTTTGACCTGTATATCCCAATCTTTTTATCTGGGAAAAAACTGATTGCCGTTATGGCCTTCAGCCGCTATGATGCACCTTTTGATAGCCGGGATATGGAAGAGTATGAGGCGATGGCGAAGAATGTCGGTATTGCGATGGAAAAGATCAATATATATCAAGCATCTGAAGAAGCCAGGCGCTTGAATCAGGAAATTCTGGATACTATCCAGGAGGGTATTCAGTTAGTCAATACGGAGGGCGAAATTCTCCAGGTCAATAAAAAGTTCTGTGAGCTATTCGGATGCCAGGAGAAGCTTCAAGGTTTGACCGGTTGTTCGTGGACCGAATGGATTGTCCTATTGGCGGATACGATTGAAGAAGCCGATGATTTCATCCACTTTTTGAAATCAGAAGTTGCCAGTCAGGAAAAATATCCATCTAACGAGGTGCAATTCATCTATAGAAACAAAGAAGGTAAGGTTTTCAAGGTATATTGTGAAGGACTTTTCGATGGAAGTACGAAGTTAGGCACAATTTTCGTACATCGCAATATAACAAAAGAGTTCGAAGTAGACAGGATCAAATCCGAATTTGTCAGTACGGTCAGTCATGAACTCCGAACACCGCTGGCAAGCATTCTTGGCTTTACCGAATTGATGCTCAACAGAGAGTTAAAACTCGACCGCCAGAAGAAATATTTATCGACTATTCACGATGAAGCAGGAAGATTGACTGATTTAATCAATGATTTTCTCGATATCCAGCGGATGGAATCAGGAAAACAGGAATATGAGAAAAAACAGCTGGCCGTGCTGCCAATCATCAAGAAGGTAATCGAGCTTCAAAAAGTCCAGTCGGAGAAGCATGAATTAGCCTTAGAGTTCCTAGGTGGCCTTGATATTGTCATCGGGGATGCAGGGAAATTAGAGCAGGCACTGACAAACCTGATTCATAATGCAATTAAGTATTCACCGGAAGGCGGCAAGGTCGGAGTGGTTGTTTTTGAAAAAGACGGCCAGGTGAACATAGAAATCCAGGATGAAGGCCTTGGAATCCCTCCTGAAGCTATCGATAGACTTTTCGAAAAGTTTTATCGTGTGGATAATTCCGATCGCAGGGCCATTGGAGGGACAGGCCTTGGGCTTGCTATTGTTAAGGAAATCATCCAAGACCACGGTGGAGAAATAAGGGTTAAATCACAGTTTGGAAAAGGAAGTACCTTCACCATCTCTCTGCCTGTTTCAGACTGCCAGACTGATTTAGCGTGA
- a CDS encoding response regulator transcription factor: protein MKRILLAEDEEILRMLITDTLEDEDYQVDEACDGQEALDLLQDGKYDLIVLDYMMPLYSGLEVILKIKQGGINRDVPIMMLSAKSQLSEQEQVIAAGADYFMAKPFSPLELLGKVRDILHEKNTIQ from the coding sequence ATGAAGAGAATTTTGCTGGCTGAGGACGAGGAAATTTTAAGAATGCTGATTACTGATACACTTGAAGATGAAGATTATCAAGTGGACGAAGCTTGTGACGGCCAGGAAGCATTGGACCTATTGCAGGATGGTAAATATGATTTGATTGTGCTTGATTATATGATGCCGCTATATTCAGGTCTTGAGGTCATCTTGAAAATCAAGCAGGGGGGTATCAATCGTGATGTTCCGATTATGATGCTATCAGCGAAAAGCCAGCTTTCAGAACAAGAACAAGTGATTGCGGCAGGGGCGGATTATTTTATGGCCAAGCCATTCAGCCCGCTTGAATTACTGGGAAAAGTGAGAGACATCCTTCATGAAAAAAATACAATTCAATAA
- a CDS encoding HEAT repeat domain-containing protein: MINDDIKFLLTVFEWLMGILMLLLIYLIARKTMEIRLRKKVEEHKILMNDKLLHSILTGDFLRSLQADTKAKKLATEELLSHYSDILEGTEEKKNLNLLAESRLSGDYRRALSSYRWSTRMNALFHIEAFEMESLKEDIQDMLKRSRVTKEEKIKGLSFLAQIQHKGIYRLVTEEYKDLSYLEYRNILSRLDEKGLEQFMLGYHSCQLQLKFAIIDLVGLKKNLGYLNFVESIFSNSNGEERVRALKALASIGHTSNANHFLPLLSSPNWEERMLSARLAGEMKCVEAIEELVLLLQDSSWWVRSQAGQSITRFPEGKKILQEVIESSSDSFAKDMAWEWMNKGVYQS; encoded by the coding sequence ATGATAAACGATGATATCAAGTTTTTACTGACGGTATTTGAGTGGCTGATGGGCATCCTTATGTTATTGCTAATCTACCTGATTGCCAGAAAAACAATGGAGATTCGGCTTCGAAAAAAAGTCGAGGAACATAAGATCCTGATGAATGATAAGCTCCTTCATTCCATCCTGACTGGAGATTTCCTGAGATCATTACAAGCGGATACGAAAGCGAAAAAGCTGGCAACGGAAGAATTGCTAAGCCATTATTCGGACATCCTCGAAGGAACGGAAGAAAAGAAGAATCTCAATCTGTTGGCAGAAAGCAGGCTGAGCGGGGATTATCGAAGGGCGTTGTCCAGTTATAGATGGAGCACCAGGATGAATGCCCTTTTTCATATCGAAGCCTTTGAGATGGAAAGTTTAAAGGAAGACATTCAAGACATGCTGAAGCGAAGCAGGGTGACGAAAGAGGAAAAAATAAAGGGATTGTCTTTTCTGGCTCAAATTCAGCATAAGGGAATCTACCGTTTAGTAACCGAAGAATATAAAGACCTTTCTTATCTGGAGTACAGAAACATCCTATCCAGGCTTGATGAAAAAGGGTTGGAACAGTTCATGCTTGGATATCATTCCTGTCAGCTTCAATTGAAATTCGCCATAATTGATCTAGTTGGATTGAAAAAGAATTTGGGCTACCTGAACTTTGTTGAATCTATTTTTTCCAACAGCAATGGCGAGGAACGGGTACGGGCCTTAAAAGCTCTTGCATCAATTGGCCATACGAGCAATGCAAATCATTTCCTCCCGTTATTGAGTTCACCGAATTGGGAAGAACGGATGCTATCTGCAAGATTGGCTGGGGAAATGAAATGTGTTGAAGCCATCGAAGAGCTGGTGTTGCTTCTTCAGGATTCATCATGGTGGGTACGTTCCCAGGCAGGGCAATCCATCACCCGTTTTCCGGAAGGGAAAAAGATCCTCCAGGAAGTCATTGAATCAAGCAGCGATTCCTTTGCGAAAGACATGGCATGGGAATGGATGAATAAAGGAGTCTATCAGTCATGA
- a CDS encoding diguanylate cyclase, whose amino-acid sequence MAIEKYQNLLFEKIKTQISEWFDLNNSEVIRNEDVYSFLHSLKGTAGTIQLGGLFHLASKLMDQLELKAKEQWKKCELREFLFELVSLSYQYEHFKETDLKKAEPSDNELPVVQMVCEDVSMLILLKETLEENGWMVMTSSNPEKAVSLYYDLQPDCLVIDIDFTDIDGFQILESIQQHNHKQFVPKVILSAENTRHTRIRAYEIGADDFIGKPVDMEEFSVRIKRQLQRKQIFDQSVLIDELTKVYNRRFLFDILERYLKDLERTDSVFSIALLDLDYFKKINDTYGHLTGDKVLEDFADFLKKSLRGSDIVFRYGGEEFVILLPRTKSQEAIEVINRILEQFKAIEFDEQGRAFNVSFSAGVYMADNPAEGSQDILKMADQALYAAKEKGRSRVQGANVSDQSASNILHVSVIDDDAIIRTLLVRVLQTIDTEKVELNIKSFENGEKFFESGRLTEKGKHFLILDGVMPVMDGIEVLDKVKNSPQSRGVHVLMLTGRKSEYDIARALKLGADDYVTKPFSITELQARIQRLIKRMF is encoded by the coding sequence TTGGCGATCGAAAAATACCAGAATCTCCTGTTCGAAAAGATAAAAACACAGATTTCCGAATGGTTTGATTTAAACAATTCAGAAGTAATCAGAAACGAAGATGTTTATAGCTTTTTGCACTCATTGAAAGGTACGGCAGGTACAATCCAGTTAGGAGGGCTTTTTCATCTAGCCTCAAAACTAATGGATCAGCTTGAATTGAAAGCAAAGGAACAATGGAAAAAGTGCGAGCTGAGGGAATTTCTGTTTGAACTCGTCAGCCTGAGTTACCAGTACGAACACTTCAAGGAAACAGACCTGAAAAAAGCTGAACCGTCGGATAATGAACTTCCTGTAGTACAAATGGTTTGTGAAGATGTTTCGATGCTGATCCTCTTGAAGGAGACTCTGGAGGAGAACGGCTGGATGGTGATGACGAGTTCAAACCCAGAGAAAGCCGTCTCCCTGTATTATGATCTCCAACCAGATTGTCTGGTCATCGATATCGACTTTACTGATATAGACGGTTTTCAGATTTTGGAGAGCATCCAGCAGCACAATCATAAACAATTTGTTCCTAAAGTGATTCTTAGCGCCGAAAATACCCGCCATACTCGAATCAGGGCATATGAAATAGGAGCTGATGACTTTATTGGCAAGCCCGTTGATATGGAAGAATTCAGTGTTCGGATCAAAAGACAATTGCAGAGAAAACAAATCTTTGACCAATCAGTCCTGATTGATGAACTGACGAAGGTTTATAATAGAAGATTTCTATTCGATATCCTTGAGCGTTACTTAAAAGACCTGGAACGGACAGACAGTGTATTTTCAATCGCTCTTTTGGACCTCGATTATTTTAAAAAGATAAATGACACATATGGCCACCTAACCGGTGATAAAGTGCTGGAAGATTTTGCTGACTTTTTGAAAAAAAGCCTTAGAGGCAGCGATATTGTCTTCCGATATGGTGGAGAGGAATTTGTCATCCTGCTCCCAAGGACCAAAAGTCAGGAAGCGATCGAGGTCATCAATCGGATATTGGAGCAATTTAAGGCGATTGAGTTCGACGAACAGGGCAGGGCATTTAATGTCAGCTTTTCAGCAGGGGTTTATATGGCAGATAATCCAGCCGAGGGCAGCCAGGATATCCTGAAAATGGCCGACCAAGCACTATATGCAGCAAAGGAAAAAGGACGCTCAAGAGTCCAGGGTGCCAATGTATCCGATCAGTCTGCAAGTAATATTCTGCATGTATCAGTTATCGATGATGATGCGATTATCCGTACGCTGCTGGTCCGGGTCCTCCAAACAATCGATACGGAAAAAGTAGAGTTGAACATCAAATCCTTCGAAAATGGAGAGAAATTCTTTGAATCAGGGCGGCTTACCGAGAAGGGCAAGCATTTTCTCATTCTCGATGGTGTCATGCCTGTCATGGATGGAATCGAAGTTCTGGACAAGGTTAAAAATAGCCCTCAATCTAGGGGAGTCCATGTCCTGATGCTTACTGGAAGGAAGTCTGAATATGATATCGCTCGAGCATTGAAGCTTGGTGCAGATGATTATGTGACAAAGCCATTCAGCATAACGGAACTGCAAGCAAGAATTCAAAGGCTGATCAAGAGGATGTTTTAG
- a CDS encoding NCS2 family permease, with translation MFKLKENNTNVKTEMMAGITTFFTMVYIVVVNPIILADAGVPFEQVFTATIIAAVIGTLWMALFANYPIAIAPGMGLNAYFAYSVVGNHQNISYETAFAAVFIAGLIFVILSLTPFREKLIEAIPANLKHGITAGIGLFIAFIGLRLTGIITSHPSNLVGLGDLHSPSAMLALAGLAITLILMVLKVNGALFLGMVVTAIIAFFTGQLEFNQGFMSMPSLPEGMIVLNPWTALMDVIQNSLYAVVFSFILVTIFDTTGTMIGVAHQAGLMKGNTMPRAREALLSDSIATAAGAMFGTSPTTAYIESSSGVAAGGRTGLTSLTVAGLFIVAAFFGPLVSAVSGLSAITAPALIIVGSLMMGSISQISWDELDEAFPAFLIILSMPLTSSIATGIALGFISYPLLKVVKGQWREVHPLLYVFAVLFFYQLAFLPH, from the coding sequence ATGTTTAAATTAAAAGAGAACAACACGAATGTAAAAACAGAAATGATGGCTGGTATAACGACTTTCTTTACGATGGTCTATATCGTGGTTGTCAACCCTATCATCCTCGCCGATGCCGGTGTTCCTTTCGAGCAGGTATTTACAGCGACAATCATTGCTGCGGTGATCGGTACGCTGTGGATGGCTTTATTTGCTAATTATCCTATCGCGATTGCTCCGGGTATGGGGCTTAACGCTTACTTTGCTTACTCTGTTGTTGGCAATCATCAAAACATTTCATATGAGACTGCATTCGCTGCAGTTTTTATCGCAGGTTTGATATTTGTCATCTTGTCTCTTACTCCTTTTCGCGAAAAATTGATTGAGGCGATTCCGGCCAACTTGAAGCATGGAATCACAGCCGGAATCGGCCTGTTCATTGCTTTTATCGGTTTGCGTCTGACAGGAATCATCACAAGCCATCCTTCGAACTTGGTTGGACTTGGTGACTTACATTCTCCATCTGCTATGCTTGCTCTAGCTGGTCTTGCAATTACGCTTATCTTAATGGTTTTAAAGGTTAATGGCGCTTTGTTCCTTGGAATGGTCGTTACGGCGATCATCGCCTTTTTTACTGGCCAACTCGAATTCAATCAAGGGTTCATGTCGATGCCATCTCTTCCAGAAGGGATGATTGTCCTAAATCCTTGGACAGCCTTGATGGATGTTATTCAGAACAGCTTATACGCTGTAGTGTTTTCTTTTATCCTTGTGACCATTTTTGATACTACCGGCACAATGATCGGAGTTGCGCACCAGGCTGGATTGATGAAAGGGAATACGATGCCCCGTGCCAGGGAAGCTCTGCTTTCTGACTCAATCGCCACTGCTGCTGGTGCCATGTTCGGTACAAGCCCTACGACAGCTTACATTGAATCATCATCAGGTGTTGCAGCAGGAGGACGCACCGGGCTAACCTCACTGACGGTAGCTGGGCTGTTCATTGTCGCTGCTTTCTTCGGGCCGCTTGTAAGTGCGGTATCTGGATTGTCAGCTATTACTGCACCTGCATTGATCATTGTCGGAAGCCTGATGATGGGAAGCATCTCTCAAATCAGCTGGGATGAACTAGATGAAGCCTTCCCTGCTTTCCTGATCATCCTGAGCATGCCGCTTACTTCAAGCATTGCAACAGGGATCGCTCTTGGCTTCATTTCTTATCCTTTACTAAAGGTTGTAAAAGGACAATGGCGTGAAGTCCACCCGCTTCTCTATGTATTCGCTGTGCTGTTCTTCTACCAGCTGGCATTCCTGCCTCACTAA